ATTATTGGCTGTCAAGTCATTCTGTGTCTGCGAGCTGGCAGCTCTGTTGGACATGCGTCAGCCGAGAATTTCTCAACATCTAAGAGTACTAAAGGAAGCCGGGCTGGTTACGGAAAGAAAAGAAGCATACTGGAATTATTATTCGCTGAACCGGGAATATTTGAAGCAAGTATTTGAGGATTTTAACGTGTTTCTAAAGGAAGCCTTGGAGGACCATCCGGATTTTAAACCGGTTGCGGCAAGAATCAAACATCTCCATGAAGACAACCGGGTGGCAAGAACCAAGGCGAAACTCAAGAGTAGATAATAAAAAGGCCGGATTACCACAAAAACGGTTGTGTCAGATTTCGAGGGAACCAAATACTGGTTCCTTTCGTCTATTTAAAAGAAAAACATTTAAAAGGCAGGAATTATTAACCTTTATAGCCAATATTAACCATAATACGACTTATAACGTCGTGATAATATTGAAAAAAGTCCTTGTCAAAGAAAGAAACACCTGAATTGTTTTCATAAGGAGGCCGGTACTTTTGTTGCCATTACTTAAATTACAGGAAATCACCCGTCAATATAAATCAGGGCAGATTCGGGTGAACGCTCTGAAGGGTATTAGTTTAACGGTTGAGGAGGGTGAATTTGTGTCCATCATGGGTCCCTCCGGTTCCGGTAAATCCACCTTGCTAAATATTATCGGGTGTCTTGACCGGCCAACTTCCGGCACCTATGAGTTAGCCGGCCAACGCATAGAAAACCTTAGTGACAGCCGGCTGGCAGATATTCGCAATCGTTTCATTGGATTTGTATTTCAGAGTTTTCACCTGATTCCTGACCTGGATGCCCAAGCTAATGTGGAACTGCCATTAATTTATCGTGGAATGGGCGCTCGAGAGCGCCGCTTCAGGGCAGTACAGGCTTTGGAAGCAGTGGGCCTGGCAGAGCGAAGGCACCACCGTCCTTCCCAACTTTCGGGAGGAGAGCAACAGCGGGTGGCTATTGCCCGGGCGTTAGTCGGAGATCCAAAGGTAATCCTGGCCGACGAGCCTACCGGTGCATTAGATTCCCGTTCCGGGCGCAACATCATGGCTATTTTCCAACAGCTTAATCGCGAACGAGGAATAACCATTGTTCAAGTTACCCATGAAAAAGATATTGCTTGCTACGGCCGCCGGATAGTGTATCTGCTAGACGGGCAAGTGGAGCGGGAAGAAATCCTGGAGGATCCTCAGGTGGCATTTGGAGAAGCAGCAGTTTCAACTACTGGTTTATTGACGGAGGTGCAAGAGAAGTGATCCAGCGAGTTTCCATGATTATTTTAATTTTGATCATTGTTTTCGGGGGAGGCACCTATGCTTACC
The window above is part of the Calderihabitans maritimus genome. Proteins encoded here:
- a CDS encoding ArsR/SmtB family transcription factor, whose amino-acid sequence is MERYQKVFKALGEMTRLKIIKLLAVKSFCVCELAALLDMRQPRISQHLRVLKEAGLVTERKEAYWNYYSLNREYLKQVFEDFNVFLKEALEDHPDFKPVAARIKHLHEDNRVARTKAKLKSR
- a CDS encoding ABC transporter ATP-binding protein produces the protein MPLLKLQEITRQYKSGQIRVNALKGISLTVEEGEFVSIMGPSGSGKSTLLNIIGCLDRPTSGTYELAGQRIENLSDSRLADIRNRFIGFVFQSFHLIPDLDAQANVELPLIYRGMGARERRFRAVQALEAVGLAERRHHRPSQLSGGEQQRVAIARALVGDPKVILADEPTGALDSRSGRNIMAIFQQLNRERGITIVQVTHEKDIACYGRRIVYLLDGQVEREEILEDPQVAFGEAAVSTTGLLTEVQEK